Proteins encoded together in one Lachnospiraceae bacterium JLR.KK008 window:
- a CDS encoding electron transfer flavoprotein subunit beta/FixA family protein, giving the protein MKIVVCIKQVPDTKGGVKFNPDGTLDRAAMLAIMNPDDKAGLEAALRLKDQYGAEVTVLTMGLPKATDVLREAIAMGADKGILVTDRVLGGADTWATSTTIAGAIRNLEYDLIITGRQAIDGDTAQVGPQIAEHLEIPVISYAQDIKVEGDKVIVQRQYDDRYHVLEAQMPCLITALSELNVPRYMTPGGIFDACKAEITTWGRADLKDVDDSNLGLAGSPTKIAKASDKVRKGAGEKVTPDSPDDAVAYIIGKFKEKHVI; this is encoded by the coding sequence ATGAAAATCGTTGTTTGTATTAAACAGGTACCTGATACAAAGGGTGGCGTTAAGTTTAACCCGGACGGTACACTTGATAGAGCAGCAATGCTTGCGATCATGAATCCGGATGACAAAGCCGGACTGGAAGCGGCACTGAGACTGAAAGACCAGTATGGGGCAGAAGTAACCGTACTTACAATGGGACTTCCGAAAGCGACGGATGTCCTTCGTGAGGCGATCGCTATGGGTGCTGACAAAGGCATTCTCGTGACAGACAGAGTGCTGGGTGGCGCCGATACATGGGCAACATCCACAACGATTGCCGGTGCGATCAGAAATCTGGAGTATGACCTGATTATCACAGGCCGTCAGGCAATCGACGGAGATACGGCTCAGGTTGGTCCTCAGATCGCAGAGCATCTCGAAATTCCGGTTATTTCTTATGCACAGGATATTAAAGTTGAGGGTGACAAAGTGATCGTACAGCGTCAGTATGATGACAGATACCATGTACTGGAGGCACAGATGCCTTGTCTGATCACCGCACTTTCCGAGCTGAATGTACCTCGTTACATGACGCCGGGCGGAATCTTTGACGCATGCAAAGCTGAGATCACAACATGGGGCAGAGCGGATCTGAAAGATGTGGATGATTCCAATCTGGGTCTTGCAGGTTCTCCGACTAAGATCGCAAAGGCATCCGACAAAGTGCGCAAGGGCGCAGGAGAAAAAGTGACTCCGGATTCTCCGGACGATGCGGTTGCTTACATTATCGGTAAATTCAAAGAGAAACATGTCATTTAA
- a CDS encoding electron transfer flavoprotein subunit alpha/FixB family protein, with translation MNLEEYKGVYVYAQQVDNEISGIAYELLGKAKELAAPLNTDVTAVLIGSDVKGLADSLAEYGADKVIVVDDPELKEYRTEPYAHALSSVINKYKPEIVLVGATAIGRDLGPTVSARVATGLTADCTVLEIGDFPLVAVPGKESEQKHNQLLMTRPAFGGNTIATIACPNNRPQMATVRPGVMQKIDPIKGAKAVVEEYNPGFAPNNRYVTIKEVVKAVSNTVDIMDAKILVSGGRGVGSPENFKILEDLAAVLGGTVSCSRAVVDSGWKPKDLQVGQTGKTVRPNVYFAIGISGAIQHVAGMEESDIIVAINKDEDAPIFDVADYGVVGDLNKIVPALTESLKAELAAK, from the coding sequence ATGAATTTAGAAGAATATAAAGGCGTATATGTGTATGCACAGCAGGTTGACAATGAGATCAGCGGCATTGCATACGAGTTACTTGGAAAGGCAAAAGAACTGGCAGCTCCTTTAAATACCGACGTGACGGCAGTGCTGATCGGTTCCGACGTAAAAGGACTGGCTGATTCTCTCGCAGAATATGGCGCTGACAAAGTCATCGTCGTAGATGATCCGGAATTAAAAGAATACAGGACAGAGCCTTATGCACATGCACTTTCCTCTGTGATCAACAAATATAAACCGGAGATCGTGCTGGTGGGCGCTACCGCGATCGGCAGAGACCTTGGCCCGACCGTATCTGCCAGAGTGGCAACCGGTCTGACGGCTGACTGTACTGTACTGGAAATCGGTGATTTCCCGCTTGTAGCCGTTCCCGGAAAGGAAAGTGAGCAGAAACACAATCAGCTTCTGATGACACGTCCGGCATTTGGCGGCAATACGATCGCAACGATCGCCTGCCCGAACAATCGTCCGCAGATGGCTACCGTACGTCCCGGCGTTATGCAGAAGATCGATCCGATCAAGGGCGCTAAGGCAGTTGTGGAAGAGTACAATCCCGGATTTGCTCCGAATAACAGATATGTGACGATCAAGGAAGTTGTGAAGGCAGTTTCCAATACAGTTGATATTATGGATGCAAAGATTCTCGTTTCCGGTGGCCGTGGTGTAGGCAGCCCTGAGAACTTCAAGATTCTTGAGGATCTGGCTGCAGTTCTGGGCGGTACGGTAAGCTGCTCCCGTGCAGTCGTGGATTCCGGCTGGAAGCCGAAAGATCTGCAGGTAGGACAGACAGGAAAAACCGTACGTCCGAACGTATACTTTGCGATCGGTATTTCCGGTGCGATCCAGCATGTGGCTGGTATGGAAGAGTCTGATATTATCGTGGCGATCAACAAAGATGAGGACGCTCCGATCTTTGACGTGGCTGACTATGGTGTCGTAGGGGATCTGAACAAGATCGTTCCGGCGCTGACAGAGAGTTTGAAAGCAGAACTGGCTGCAAAATAA
- a CDS encoding iron-containing alcohol dehydrogenase — translation MNNFTFYSPTYFAFGKGTEQEAGQYVKRFGGSRVLIHYGGGSVVRCGLLDRVKASLEKEGLACVELGGVKPNPRSGLVYEGIELCRREKVDFILAVGGGSTIDSSKAIAIGVPYEGDFWDFYMGKAFPESALPIASVLTISAAGSEGSDGSVITHENGMYKRGFGCERMRPVFSIMNPELTMTLPPYQTASGCTDIMAHVFERYFTNTEHVEITDRLCEGILKTIIKELPKVLEDPHDYEARANIMWAGTLAHNDVCGVGREQDWASHNLEHELSALYDCAHGAGLAVIFPAWMTYVMRHDVNRFAQFAVRVWDCEMNFRNPEETAREGIARTKAFFHSVGMPTSFAELGAREEDIPRLLETLQIEGRTEGFFVKLGPKECEEVYRLACR, via the coding sequence ATGAACAATTTTACTTTCTACAGTCCCACCTATTTTGCATTCGGAAAAGGCACGGAACAGGAAGCCGGACAGTATGTGAAGCGTTTTGGAGGAAGCAGAGTACTGATCCACTACGGCGGCGGAAGCGTTGTCCGCTGCGGCCTGTTAGACCGTGTGAAAGCGTCACTGGAAAAAGAAGGACTTGCCTGTGTCGAACTTGGCGGAGTGAAACCAAATCCCCGCAGCGGTCTCGTGTATGAAGGCATTGAGCTCTGCCGCAGGGAAAAAGTAGACTTTATTCTGGCGGTCGGCGGCGGAAGTACCATCGACTCATCAAAGGCCATCGCCATCGGTGTCCCTTATGAGGGAGATTTCTGGGACTTTTATATGGGAAAGGCTTTCCCGGAAAGCGCCCTGCCCATAGCCTCCGTACTGACGATTTCGGCCGCAGGCAGCGAAGGCAGCGACGGTTCCGTTATCACCCATGAAAACGGTATGTACAAGAGAGGATTTGGCTGTGAAAGGATGCGGCCGGTGTTCTCGATTATGAACCCCGAGCTTACGATGACACTTCCGCCTTATCAGACGGCCAGCGGCTGCACCGACATTATGGCCCATGTATTCGAGCGGTATTTCACCAACACAGAGCACGTGGAGATTACAGACCGCCTCTGTGAGGGTATCTTAAAGACGATTATCAAAGAGCTGCCGAAAGTGCTGGAAGATCCTCATGATTATGAGGCCAGAGCTAATATCATGTGGGCAGGTACACTGGCTCACAACGATGTCTGCGGCGTCGGCCGGGAACAGGACTGGGCCAGCCACAATCTGGAACATGAACTCTCGGCTCTCTATGATTGTGCCCATGGGGCCGGGCTGGCCGTTATCTTCCCCGCATGGATGACTTATGTCATGCGACACGATGTGAACCGGTTTGCCCAGTTTGCAGTCCGGGTATGGGACTGCGAGATGAACTTCCGGAATCCGGAGGAGACGGCCCGTGAGGGAATCGCCCGGACAAAAGCATTCTTCCACAGCGTCGGGATGCCTACTTCTTTTGCGGAGCTGGGCGCCAGGGAAGAAGACATTCCCAGGCTCCTGGAAACGCTCCAGATCGAGGGGCGCACGGAAGGCTTTTTTGTCAAACTCGGGCCGAAGGAATGCGAGGAAGTCTATCGGCTGGCCTGCCGCTAA